The genomic interval CGTCGGTGAGGGGCGGGATGTCCGCTTCCGTACGGGCCGCCGCCGGAACCCCCGGTGCCAGGAGTGCCAGGACCGCGGCTACGGCGAGCAGCGCCGCCTTGCGCAAGCGTCTTGGAGGCATCCGCCGTTCATACCGTCAGCACGACCTTGCCGAACAGGTCGCCACCGGCCATCTTCTCGAAGCCCTCGCGCGCCCGGTCGAGCGGCAGGACGGAGTCGATCACCGGTCGCAGGCCGGTGGCGGCGCAGAAGGAGAGCAGGTCCGCGAGCTCGTCCTTGGTGCCCATGGTCGAGCCGACGACCTTCAGCTCCAGGAAGAAGATGCGGTTGAGTTCGGCGGCGGGCGGGTTGGGGCCGCTGGTGGCCCCGGAGATCACCAGGGTGCCGCCGGGCTTGAGGGACTTGACCGAGTGCGACCAGGTGGCGGCGCCCACGGTCTCGATCACGGCGTCGACGCGGTGCGGCAGCCGCGCCCCCGGCTCGTAGGCCCCCTCGGCGCCGAGCTCCACGGCACGCCGGCGCTTGGCCTCGTCCCGGCTGGTCGCGAAGACCCGCAGCCCGGCCGCGGCGCCCAGGGCGATCGCCGCGGTGGCGACCCCGCCGCCGGCGCCCTGGACGAGGACGCTCTGGCCGGGGCGGACGCCGGCGTTGGTGAACAGCATCCGGTACGCGGTCAGCCAGGCGGTCGGCAGACAGGCCGCCTCCGCGAAGGACAGCTCCTTCGGCTTCGGCAGCACGTTCCACGCGGGGACGGCGACGCGCTCGGCGAAGGTGCCCTGGTAGCGCTCGGTGAGGATGGAGCGCTGCTCGCGCGGGCCCACGCCGTGGCCGCTCTGGCCGATGACGGAGTGGACGACGACCTCGTTGCCGTCCTCGTCGAGGCCCGCCGCGTCACAGCCGAGGATCATCGGGAGCACCTCGTCGGAGAGGCCGACACCGCGCAGCGACCACAGGTCGTGGTGGTTGAGGGACGCCGCCTTGACGTTGACGACCGTCCATCCCGGCGGCGCCTCGGGCTCGGGGCGCTGGCCCAACTCAAGTCCTTCGAGGGGCTGGTCACGGTCGGTGCGTACGGCATAGGCGGCGAACATGATCCGAACCTAGACCCGCGACGCGCGGGGCGGAACCAGGCGCCGGTGTGACACGCGCCGCGTCGGCCACGGGGGTGTCCACAGGCCGCTCCGGCAACGGCCGTATCCACGGTGGAGGGTGTGCTTTCCCGTTGACCGGGCGCCCCGGAGGCGGGTTGGCTTTGCGGGCCCGCGCATGTACCGCACAGGTGTCGTACGGGCTCGTTCCCGAGGGGGGAATTCTCATGCGTCGCTCCGGACGCGTCACCGTCGTGGTGGCGCTCTTGGGAAGCTGTGCCGCGGCCCTGCCCGCCACGGCGGCCGCGGGTGAGGCGCGCCCGGCGCGCACGGCCGTGGTGAGCGCGGCCGCCGACGGGACGTGGGCGGACGGCGAGTCGCTCAACGCGAGCGTCAGCGCCGACGGCCGGTTCGCGGTGTTCGAGTCGCGGGCCACCAACCTGGTGCCGGGGAAGCCGGACCTCCGCAACGTCTATGTCAAGGACCTGCGTTCGGGCGCCCTGGAGCAGGTGAGCGTCGCCACCGGCGGCGGCCGGGCCGACGGGCCCTCGTACAACGCCTCGATCAGCGGGGACGGCCGGTACGTCGTCTTCACCTCGGAGGCCGGGAACCTCGCGCCGGGCCAGAACCCGGCGGGCGGCCTCGACGTCTTCGTCCGCGACCGCCGGACGGGCCGGACGGAGGCCCTGCTGACCAACGCGTCGGGGACGCCGGCCGGCAACCGCGATCCCTCGATCAGCGCCGACGGCCGGTTCGTCGCCTTCGCGTCCACCCGGAGCGACCTGGTGCCGGGCGACACCAACGAGGTCGCGGACGTCTTCGTCCAGGACCGGGTGCGGGGCACCGTCCGGCGGGTGAGCGTCGCCGAGGACGGCTCCCAGGCGAACGGCTTCTCCGCCTCCCCGGTGATCAGCGCGGACGGCGGCACGGTCGGCTTCAGGAGCGCGGCCGTCCTGGTCCCCGACCCGGAGGGCGGCACGGAGCTCCTGGCGCCGCACCCGAGGGCTCGCGCGTTCTACGTCCACGACCTGCGCACCGGCCGCACCCAGCGGGGCGCCCAGGCCCTCGACGGCGGCCCCGTGGCGGCCACGGGGAGCATCGCGCTCAGCCCCGACGGGCGGTACGCGCTCTACTCCTCGGTCTCGGCCTCGATCGTGCCGGACGACACCAACGGCCGGACGGACGCCTTCGCCAAGGACCTGCGCACCGGTCGTACCCAGCGGCTCAGCGTCGCCCCCGACGGCTCACAGGCGAACGACGGCTCCTACGACGGCGCGGTCCTGAGCGCCGACGGCCGGACGGCGTACTTCACGTCCACGGCGACGAACCTGGTGCCCGGCGACACCAACGGCCACCAGGACCTGTTCGCCCGCGACCTGCGCACGGGGGCCGTGGAGCGGGTCGATCTGGCGCCGGACGGGGGGCAGGACGACGGGGACGCGAGTGGGGTGTCGGTGGATCTGGTGGGGCGGGTCGTGGTGTTCGGGAGTTCGGGGAGCAATTTGGTGGCGGGTGATGTGAACGGGGTGCATGACGTGTTTCAGCGGCGGGTGGGGTAGGGGGCGGCGGGTGCGGG from Streptomyces albireticuli carries:
- a CDS encoding zinc-binding dehydrogenase — its product is MFAAYAVRTDRDQPLEGLELGQRPEPEAPPGWTVVNVKAASLNHHDLWSLRGVGLSDEVLPMILGCDAAGLDEDGNEVVVHSVIGQSGHGVGPREQRSILTERYQGTFAERVAVPAWNVLPKPKELSFAEAACLPTAWLTAYRMLFTNAGVRPGQSVLVQGAGGGVATAAIALGAAAGLRVFATSRDEAKRRRAVELGAEGAYEPGARLPHRVDAVIETVGAATWSHSVKSLKPGGTLVISGATSGPNPPAAELNRIFFLELKVVGSTMGTKDELADLLSFCAATGLRPVIDSVLPLDRAREGFEKMAGGDLFGKVVLTV
- a CDS encoding TolB family protein encodes the protein MRRSGRVTVVVALLGSCAAALPATAAAGEARPARTAVVSAAADGTWADGESLNASVSADGRFAVFESRATNLVPGKPDLRNVYVKDLRSGALEQVSVATGGGRADGPSYNASISGDGRYVVFTSEAGNLAPGQNPAGGLDVFVRDRRTGRTEALLTNASGTPAGNRDPSISADGRFVAFASTRSDLVPGDTNEVADVFVQDRVRGTVRRVSVAEDGSQANGFSASPVISADGGTVGFRSAAVLVPDPEGGTELLAPHPRARAFYVHDLRTGRTQRGAQALDGGPVAATGSIALSPDGRYALYSSVSASIVPDDTNGRTDAFAKDLRTGRTQRLSVAPDGSQANDGSYDGAVLSADGRTAYFTSTATNLVPGDTNGHQDLFARDLRTGAVERVDLAPDGGQDDGDASGVSVDLVGRVVVFGSSGSNLVAGDVNGVHDVFQRRVG